The Triticum urartu cultivar G1812 chromosome 5, Tu2.1, whole genome shotgun sequence genome contains the following window.
AGCTCTGCCCTTTTCACCTCTCCGCCGATCTCCATCCCGTTCCCCCACTCGGTGCACTTGTACCGGCAGTTGGTTTGTTGCTCCGCGAAGAAGGGCCAGCTCAGCATTGGCACGCCGGCGCAGATACTCTCCAGGGTCGAGTTCCACCCGGAGTGCGTCAAGAAAACCCCCACCGCCTCATGGGCAATCACCTTCTCCTGCGAGCACCATGTTGTCAGCATGGAGCAGCCGCCGATGGCCAAAAGGAATTCCGGCGGTAGCACGGCCGTGTCGCCCTTCACGAGGTCTGGCCGGATGTTCCATATGAACGGGTAGCCGCAGTTGGCAAGCCCCCACGCGAACTCGAGAAGCTCCGCGTTCGTCATGACAGTGATGCTGCCGTAGTTGACGTACACGACGGAACGGGTGCTCTGTCCGTCGAGCCACTCCAGTAGGCCGTCCTGCTCCCTCCAAAGGTTGGACCCGAGGTCGTCAACCGAGGTGCCTGCCGGTACCACGAGGCTAGCGTAGCGGTGGAGCGGGCCAACGGTGTACATGGGTGGGAGGATGGCGCGCATAGCGTCCAGCACCGGCCCCTCGAGCTCATCGAAGGTGTTGAGCAACACCGCGTCCGGGAGCGATAACCGCTCAGAGATGTACATGATGAAGTTCAGCAGCACGTCCTCGCGGTCCGTCGTCCGTATGAAGTTAGGGAAATCGCGCAGGCGCATGCCATCGCACATGCCCTCAACGCCGTGCACCACCGTGTCAAGGTGTTCCTTGTCCGTGACCTGTGACTCATCTGGACGCAAGCCGCAGCACAAAACGCACtcatcaaaacacacacacatatatatgtCGATTCTGAAAACGGGACACGTACGTACCTTTGAAAGGAACGAAACCCTGCTCTATGAGCTGCCGATAGTGGCGGTACCCCATGTACCCACAGGCGCTAGACGTCCACAGCGCGGCGCATGGCACGCCGATCTCCTTCGTAGCATCATAGCCGAACGACATGACACCGTCAACGACGAGGCAGGTGACAGGCGGCACTCCGGAGCTGGGGTCACGGAGCTTGCCAAGAAGTGCCATGAAGTGGGGCAGGAAGGCTGTCATGATGGAGTAACATAGTCCACCGACTTCCTGGGTGGCGTCCTCGTCGGATGGCGGGAGCCCGTCCGGCATCGAATCGAAGCGGAAGTCCGGGAGGCCATTAAGCGCCGCTGGTCCGCGCGAGCGGAGCAGCCGGCGGTGGTTGAACTCGGTGTTGACGAAGGTGACGTAGAAGCCCCGGGTATGGAGTATCTTGGCCAACTTGAGCATCGGCGTTATGTGGCCCTGCGCCGGGGACGGCAGGCAAATGACGTGGGGCTTCTCGATGGCCTCCATAATAATTCTTGGCACTTGTTGCTGAGAGGATTCGTTAGAGCGTGGTCACTACTTATGGGGGTTAAACTAAGGTTCCAAGTAGATGTTTCCAAGTATACGATGGAACGTTGGATTTGTCTTCCGATGGATGTGTAGTTCGCACATTCCAAGGGTATCTGCCGCTGATGGTGGCCTGGCCAGTACTAGGTACTTGCCGCCCGATGTGCATTTGGTCCTTCTGGCGATTTTTATTAGAGATACTATTCACTTGCGCTTGTTACATGTGAGTGTCCTCGCCACACCTGGTCGTGACGATCTGTGTATGCGTGTCTTGTTTTTTTGGAGAAAAGGCGCCGGCCAAGTCTGAAGGGAGCTCGAACCTAGTCCGACTTTACGTAATAAAGTCATCAACTGGCCAGGATTATAGGGCAGCGACATACATAAAGAATAGGGGGAAATGAAAAAAGGGATACAAGGTGCTAAGTAGAACAACTCCAAGGCAAGGCCAAGAACAAACCGCATCATTGCCAGACCGCCGCTAGACCTACAACAACTAACCTACTAAGGCCACGTGAGGAGACTGTTCAGCGTGAATGATGAGCTATAAAAACGAAGGCCACAGGAGAAGGGCATCACCGTGCGAGTATTGTGTCCGCAACAAAGATTTGTCTCCACCGCCACAAAGGGACACTACCATTTCACCCAGGCTCGATGGGTGCCACtctggcggacggcaaagtgGTTCCCCAAGAACCCAAATCAAGGTGTCCAAGCTACCCAAGGAGACACAACAAGAGCGGACCCAGACGCAACGGGAGCCCGACCACTCAAGCACCGTCATGAGCAGCGGCAAGGCAAAACAACAGAAGTGAGTTGTTGAACGAAGGCGTTGAATCACAGAGAAGGCCGAAAATAGAAGCACAATACATCGGTCAAGGATAGGAAGCGGAAGCCAAAGGCATAACACCGTCACCGAGAAGGACACCGATCCCTCACACCAATGACAGGGACCATCTGCACTAGGAACCAAGTAGGATGTCAGAGATGAAGCCTGGCCCACACACGCCATCATCGAACCGCCGCCAACTAAATCAAGTCACTCTTTTTTTTAATGTGTGTTtgctttttttttcattttgtaAGTCATTTTTGTATTTCTTTCTtaatgtgtgtgtgtgcgcgcgcgcgcacgCCCGCGGAGGTAGGGGTGCGGGGTGCACGAGCGATATTATTATGAAATGCaattcatcttgagattttcatTCATCTTCGACGTGTTCATATATGTATGTTATGTGGCAGGCAATACTACCAACATGAGAAATTCAATTAATCTTCTATGTATACCCGCAAGTACTATGTAATATCTGTGCAAATTATATTCAAGTCCAAAAAGCTGCACTATTATATATTATTCTTGCAAATTGTGAAAAATGTAGTTTTTTGTGTAAATAGTGTGTAAATTTTTGTCATCATTTTTTTAATTGTACCTTTCTTCTTGAAAGGTAATACCAATGCCATTCATTCACTCTTCCTTTGAAACATTAATTTTTATTGTTTAGTTTTTATTGTAGTTTCAATTTTTATCACGGCGCAGTAGCATCGAGGAGCATCCAAGTGGTTTAAAAAACAGGAAGGCGAAACGGCGGCGGCTCCCTGAAAATGGAGTAAAGGTCTCCCTGCCTAGCCCCCGATCCGGCGGTGCGTCCAGCATCGTTGGTGGGCGTGTAGAGGTGTGTTTTCGGTGGATCTATCTTTGGTGGATTTACTCGTATCTCGTCGTTGTTCGTCTATGTTCGTGTGTCTTAGGGATGGATTCTTCCGACCTACGTTATTCTACATCGGCGGCGGTTGTTGTTCTGATGCGTTGGTCCTATGGGGCCTTGGCACGACAACTTctcgactgtctactacaacaagttgtgccTGACTCCGGCGATGGAGGAGCGATGACGGCAGCGTGCCTTCGgttcgcttcagtgcttgtagtcgtcgctaggtggtctacggatctggatgtagtttttatttctggtgttcgttgtactgcaatgattgaagatgaatagatccAAAGTTTTTCAGCAAAAAAAATCTTGGTTTATCTTGTGATTCCAACTAAAGGATTTATCATCAAGATTGCTAAATGCAATAGACTGAAATTGAGTTCGTTATGCCCCTATATTAATCTTTATAATTACTATGCATGTGTAAAGTAAATATAGGTGTCAAAGCAAAGCGATTCTACGACGTTGGCCATGTACCCGCAACAAAAGTTAGATGGCTTCATCAAAACTGGCAGGGTCCCATGAGTACCTGAAGCTCACCGATGTACGCATGGGCTTTGTATGTGGGTTTCGCTTCACCGAATGGAATATTGAAAGTTGTTTAGGCGGTGTGTATGCACTTGGAGCGGGTGGCATAAAGTTTTTGCCGAACATAGCTGGCAGCATAACCTCGGGATCGATCCGCCTCCTTTGTCGAGATAGGCATAGTTTCGGTCCCATATGATTTTACTGTTGCCAATATATCTTTCCTTTTTTTTTACTTTGTCAGACTTTTTGTGGTCAGCATTATGCTTTGGATGGCTCTACCTCAAACAAAATTGTCAACAGTCTGAAAGCCACCCAGATGcgtgtttaagtagccaccttaagttaaccattaacattgttgaggaaatcgttaactggtagctgctcggttggctagcgagtaggggattaattggctaatcggcaagttaatcggccatttaatcaattaatcagatgatttttcggtttatcggctactcggtgaaCCTATGAGTAGgtattaatcggcaagttaactggttaattgGATGAACTCTTGAACAGGGACCATTAATAAtaatctcacatctttcatggatactctcaaacccaatccatgtctacgagcatagcatggcaatataagcatcacgtagaagtaactccgaaggtttgataataaaagggcaataggttctacctcatcatctacttcccaaacccacaagttaatcacatcctaatcacgcagtgtttgaggattgtaactaatgcataaaaacagggtaataaaggggtatgatcaatgtgttacttgccttgctgataatccgcaaaccctagagactcgtagtagcatgcttcgcactccggaaattctattGCAAACAAACAATGGCATACATAAGCCctcaagcatagatgcaagggtaaaactcaactAAGAAGATCCAatctgaaagttcaactgaagtggttcgatttgcaaaaagaatcagtcaaaacggagctacataactgaaactacgatcaaaagaattTCGAAAACAAATCTGCTaaaaaccaaattttaaattttcaaaatcatgttcaagttgattaaacataaagagggcttcgagacgaagattttggcgttggtttcactggatttggacaaacggttgaaaagttgcgagggtttgaagatcatgGGCTAATATGCGATAAAAATAATCGTAGATAGGTCCCTAGcggaaaagaaaacaaaaaagaaaaaatctATCAGACGAAGGTCCGCTAACAGAGGCAAACGGGCGAAAagtgttcgttaaaacgaactaACGAACGAACTTTCGTTAAATAGCCTAAACCGAGAAAAATCGAGAAAACCGAACCGATCTAAATTAAAAAAACAAACCTAGGGTTTAAAataaaaccgaacggtttttacCTAAACCAAAAAAAATCTGGGGCGGCGAGGTCAACGGCGGCGGCtcgggtccggcggcggcggctcggcggggcgaggcgacgacgcggcgcaggcggcggctgcgcggcggcgacggggctgcggcagcggcgcggggcggcggctgcggcggcggtgtgcagcgcaggcggcggggcggctcggggtGGCGAGAGGGGCCTGGGGCTGCGGCTTATAAagtccctccccccccccccccccccgtggtcTCTGACTTGGGAGAGGGGGCAGAGGCGGCGACGGCGACCCGGACTCCAGCGGAGTCCGGCGCGGACACAAGCGTGCGGCGCGGCCCGAAGCGGCCGGCTGGGCTGCGGCCGAGTGCGGTCCGAGAAAGTTTTTTAAAACATTTCCGCTGAAAGgaaaaatcctaaaaaaatattaaaaaaattctaaaaatgccaaaaacaatttttaccatctaaataaaatatttagaacatagtgaacattttcttggcctaaaaatgcatatttttctaattcgaataaaatagcaataaaaatccaaataaaataattatttgattttaatattttttctcTAATATTTCCTTTATTTTGGAGAATCATATTATCTCCGCTCTTTATTTTGATATCGAAAatattttggagagaaaaataattaaaaccaaattgatgctcttttcaatatttgagataaattcaaatatgaaaataaatgaaatccccaaatctctccgtgggtccttgagttgcttagaatttctaggatcaaaaccaaaatgcaaaataaaatatggtatgcatatgatgacctatgtataacatttcaaattgaaaatttgggatgttacacagaGTGACTTCGTGAGCacttgatggacttacctatggttgaaaaaccaataccctctatcctgatgaactgtgataatcaaattgtgatcgtcaagataaacagttctaaggacaatatgaagtcctcaaggcatgtgaagaggagactaaaatctgtcagaaaTTGAGAAACTCCGAAGTTATTatgttggattatatccaaacgtcgaaaaatttggtagatcccttcacaaagggtctatcacgtaatgtgatagataatgcatcgatggagatgggtcCGAGACCCACCacatgagttgtccatagtggtaacccactctatgtgatcggagatcccgtgaagcagaagtgggagacaagctgttggtcagctgggaggaTAGTATCTCTATATTAACTATCCCACtccgtgaagatgcaatactctcctgatctgcatggcagttgatacttatcttaatgtgttccaagtggcttattcgggtaagcagagatgttgtcctgcagaacatcttctgaggaacacacctatatgaatttgactgttaacgtcgcagtctgtgagaattgggtgttctctaataaattcatgaaaggccCTGGAATATTAATGTGGAAGCTTCCATTAAGAAAAAAGAAAGGCTCTCCTTGTGGAGTTTGATATTTTGGACATTTTATCTGAGTTCCAGCAATTATCTGTGGCTAATTTTGATAGGATGAAAAAGATCAAAAGTGATTTAGAACTTATCTAGAAAAATGAAGACAGTGCCTTTTGGCAGAGATTCGGAGATAGGAAAATCTTGGAAGGTGATCATAATAATGCCTATTTTCATGCTCTTGCTAACCATAGGCATAGGAAAAATCACCTTCCCGAGTTGGTGGGTCCTGGAGGTGTTGGGACATCCACAACCGACATGTTGGATGTTGCTACCtcattctacaaagatctttttGCCTTTGAACCTAAACCTGACATCCATCTAGATGGTGAGTTTTGGTTCGAGGGAGAAATGGTCACTGATGCTGAGGAAGAATTTAGAGAGATCCTTTTCTGAGGGTGAGAGTTAACAAGTTATCATGAGCTCTTATGCCAATGGTGCCCCTGGCCCCGATGGcctttcttttctgttttatcgGACCTTTTGGGACCTAATTAAGGATGATTTCATGTGGTTGGTTAGGGATTTTGAGAATGGGGTGCTCGATGTGTATAGACTCAACTTTGACAGTATTACCCTTATCTCTAAAGTTCCCCATGCCAAGGACATGAAGAACTTTAGACCTATTAGTTTGAGCAATTGTGCTGTCAAAAAAGTTCCAAAGCTATGGCTACTAGGGTTTCCCCTTTATGTGACAGACTCATTTCTTCTAATCAAACTGCATTTATTAAAAGGAGATTTATCCTTGAAAGTGTGGTAATGGCTCGTGAGGTCATTCATGATGTTCATAGGTCTGGGTCTAGCGGTTTGATCTTCAAACTTGATTATGAGAAAGCCTATGATAGGGTGAGTTAGGACTTTTTGAAGGAAATGATCCTTTCTAGGGGCTTTGGTGAGAAATGGATTGGGTGGATTTACAGTACTTTACACAAGGTACATTCCAAGTTAGGATTAATGATACAAATGGCGGGCATTTtgtggcgggggggggggggggcgagggCTGAAGCAGGGTGACCCTCATTCACCTCTGTTGTTCAACCAGTTGGTGGCTAATGTGTTCTCTAAAATGCTATCTAAAGTTGTCAACCATGGGTTGATTGGTGATCTTCTACCTCAAGCTATCCCTGGTGGGGTAATTAGTTTACAATATGCTGATGATACTATTCTGTTTCTTTAGATTATGCTAGGAATTTGAAATGGATCTTGACTTTTTTTGAGAAACTTTATGGTTTGAAAATCATTTTCCAAAAAACTGATATGCATACTATCCATGTTTCTGATGCCATGTCCAAGGAATTTGCTCAAGTTTTTTGCTCTTGGTTTGGGGAGTTCCCATTTAAATATTTGGGGGGGCCCTACATTTTAAAAAACTTAGGAGGAAAGACCTCCAACCTATAATAGACAAAATCATCAAAAACAATTGATGGTTGGCTTGGTAAAAATCTCTCCTAGAGGGGCAAACTAATTCTTTTAACCACTTGTATTGCAAGTATCCCTACTTATTGCATGTCCATTATGAAATCCCCTAAATGGGCCATTGAGGCCATTTCCTCCCAAATGTCTCATTTCTTCTGGGGCAACATGGGGGATATCCATAAATATCACTTGTCTAAGTGGGGGCTTATCTCCATAAAGAAAGAATTTGGAGGTGTGGGAGTCCCCAATCTCAAAGAGTTTAATATGACATTGCTTGCTTCTCGGGGGGAAATATTCTATGATGGTAGAGACAATGACTGGAATAAACTCCTTTGTTATAAATATACATCTAATAAACACAACAATTTTTGGGCCAACCCTGCCCTGGGCTCTCCTTTTTGGAAGAGTGTTTAAGGACTTTTGATGCTGCAAAGATTTTTATAGATGGCCTCCTAGGAATGGGGAAAATATTGCCTTCTGGCATGATATTTGGATTGGGGAATGCTCTTTGAAAACTCTATACTGGGATCTGTTTGATATCTGCTAACAGCAAGATGCTACACTTGCTCAAGTGTGGGATGGTGAATGCCTGCACCTTACTTTTAGGAGGTGTTTTGATGATCCTACTATGGCTTGGTGGTTTAGTTTGGTGGTAAAGCATTTTGCTCCTTCATCTAATGTAGATAGACATTTTTGGACTCTTGAGCTTTCTAGTCATTCACTATCAACTCTTTCAACAAGATGATTAACTTTGGTGGAATTTCTTCTGACACCAAAGATTTTATTTGGAAAATTATAGTTCCCCCAAACATTCATGTTTTCTTTTGGCTGATGTTTAATAACAAAAGTTTAACAAGGGACAACCTGGCCAAGAGAAGACATGTAGATGATTTGTCATGTGTGTTTTGCAGTGAGCTTGAAACCATTCAACATATTTTCTTTGAGTGTATCGCTACTAAGGAGATTTGGTCAATTACTGCTGAGTCTTTTGGTATCTCTATACCTGATTCCTTTATGTCTTTATCTTCTTTTCAGAAGCAAAAAAGTCTCGAGAGGCGGTTAACACTGCTACTTCTGCTACCTTGTGGAGCTTATGGCTTTTGCGCAACCAATTTTTTTTCAGGGGCGAAAATGGCGATGTATACGTTGTGTCTTGGATCTGGTGGGGCCAATGATCAGGCAATAGAAAATTCTATGTACAGGCACCCAGGGTGCTCTTCTTCTCTGGTGCTTAAGGCTTTTAGATCGTCGAAGAGGAAATTGCTTACGATAGCCTGGAGTGGCTGA
Protein-coding sequences here:
- the LOC125506136 gene encoding 7-deoxyloganetin glucosyltransferase-like; this encodes MEAIEKPHVICLPSPAQGHITPMLKLAKILHTRGFYVTFVNTEFNHRRLLRSRGPAALNGLPDFRFDSMPDGLPPSDEDATQEVGGLCYSIMTAFLPHFMALLGKLRDPSSGVPPVTCLVVDGVMSFGYDATKEIGVPCAALWTSSACGYMGYRHYRQLIEQGFVPFKDESQVTDKEHLDTVVHGVEGMCDGMRLRDFPNFIRTTDREDVLLNFIMYISERLSLPDAVLLNTFDELEGPVLDAMRAILPPMYTVGPLHRYASLVVPAGTSVDDLGSNLWREQDGLLEWLDGQSTRSVVYVNYGSITVMTNAELLEFAWGLANCGYPFIWNIRPDLVKGDTAVLPPEFLLAIGGCSMLTTWCSQEKVIAHEAVGVFLTHSGWNSTLESICAGVPMLSWPFFAEQQTNCRYKCTEWGNGMEIGGEVKRAELAAMIREVMEGEKGQEMRKRAAEWKEKAVRATMPGGPVEVSLDTVICDVLLARLNKLPK